Below is a window of Streptomyces qaidamensis DNA.
GGTCCGCACCGGCCACGGCGACTCCACGACCATCGGCGCGGAGGCCCCGCACCTGGAGGAATGGATCGCCCGGGGCCACTGACCGCGTGTCGCCCGTAAAAGGCGACAGGAGATGTCCGGCTTACCCGTCACGCTGAAGGCGACAGGCAGTCAGCTCACGGGAGGTCGGACATGTCAGCTCCGTTGCAGGACAAGGTCGCACTGGTCGCCGGTGCGACCCGGGGCGCCGGACGGGGAATCGCCGCGGAACTCGGCGCGGCCGGCGCCACGGTCTACGTCACCGGCCGCAGTACCCGCGCCCGCCGCTCGGAGTACGACCGGCCGGAGACCATCGAGGACACCGCCGACCTGGTCACCGCGGCCGGCGGCCGGGGCGTCGCCGTCCCCACCGACCACCTCGACCCGGCGCAGGTCCGGGCCCTCGTGGACCGGATCGCGGACGAGCAGGGCCGCCTCGACGTCCTCGTCAACGACATCTGGGGCGGCGAGAAGCTCTTCGAGTGGGACACCCCCCTCTGGGAGCACGACCTCGACAACGGCCTGCGCCTGCTCAGGCTCGCCGTCGAGACGCACGCCGTCACCAGCCACCACGCCCTGCCCCTGCTGCTGCGCAACCCCGGCGGCCTGGTCGTCGAGGTCACCGACGGCACCGCCGACTACAACGCCGAGAACTACCGCGTGAACTTCTTCTACGACCTCGCCAAGGCCTCCGTGCTGCGCATGGCCTTCGCCCTCGGTCACGAACTCGGCCCGCGCGGCGCCACCGCCGTCGCCCTCACGCCGGGCTGGCTGCGCTCGGAGATCATGCTGGACGGTTTCGAGGTGAGCGAGGAGAACTGGCGCGAGGCACTGGAACGCGTCCCGCACTTCGCCATCTCGGAGACCCCGCACTACGTGGGCCGCGCCGTGGCCGCACTGGCCGCCGACGCGGACGTGGCGCGCTGGAACGGGCAGTCGTTGTCCAGCGGCGGACTCGCCCAGGTGTACGGCTTCACCGACCTCGACGGCAGCCGCCCGGACGCCTGGCGTTACCTCGTCGAGGTCCAGGACGCGGGCAAGCCGGCCGACACGACCGGCTACCGCTGACGCGCACAACCCGGGAACCTGATCTCGGCGATCGACCGCTCTGTGTAGATATGTCCACTCCATGTCGGTGGGGTATGTCACTGTTCCGTCGCAGCCCCGCCGACCGCACAACCGGAACGGTTCTCCGGCCGTCTAGCTGGCAGACATCGCACACTCACTTCCGCGAAAGGGCTGACCAGCCATGGGGGACGTACGCAGACGGAGTGCCGTCGCACTGGGGATCACCGGTCTGGTGGTACCGCTCACGCTCGCACTCGGCGCCGCACCGGCGCAGGCCGCGAGCTGCACCACGCAGGCCGGCCCGTACCAGAAGAAGGTCGAGAAGTTCCTCGGCCGTCCGGTCGACGGCAAGCAGTCCGCCGCCGACTGCAAGGCCATCAAGGCCTTCCAGACCAAGCACGGCATCTCGCCGAACATCGGCTACGCCGGCTCCGTCACCTGGGGCGTGATGGACCTGATGCAGAAGCAGAAGGCCGTCGGGTCGAACCCCAACAAGGACGGCAAGTGCCCGGTGAACAAGGGCCGGATCGCCTGCGTGAACCTGACGCTCCAGCTGAGCTGGATCCAGGACGGCAAGAAGCTCGTCTACGGTCCCGTCCCGGTGCGCACCGGCCGTGACGGCGACGAGACCCGCACCGGCCTGAAGAAGATCTACTGGCGCAACATCGACCACGTCTCGTCCATCTACGACGTGCCGATGCCCTACGCCCAGTTCTTCGACGGCGGCCAGGCCTTCCACCAGGCGAACGTCAGCATGTGGAACCCGCCGGGCTCGCGCGGCTGCGTCAACATGACCAAGACCGACGCCAAGAAGTACTGGTCCATGCTGAAGAAGGGCGACGACGTCTTCGTGTACGGCCGCAAGCCGGGCACCTGATGCACCTGATACGGGGCACCCGGCTCGCACACGACGTTCCCTACTGGGGCGCGTCCCCGAAGTCCGGGATCTCCAGCCTGACCCCGCCCTGCCGCGCCGACTCGTGCGCGACGATGCCCGGCAGGGTGTAGCGGGCGGCCACCCAGGCGTTCACCGACGGCAGCGTACGGTCGTTGACGGCGGTCACGAAGTCGTCCACCAGGAAGTGGTGGCTGCCCTCGTGGCCGTTGTGCAGGCTGTCGAACTCCCTCGGCAGCCGCGCCCGGTCGTGCACCGGCGCCGAGCCGGAGGTGAAGGCGGCCCGCAGCTCCGGCGCGATGTGCTGGAGCGAGGGGTCGTCGGGCGCCATGGTGGGCTTGGGCTCCAGCAGTTCGCTGATGTCCTTCACCCCCTGCTTGTCCTGCCACAGGGCGACCGTGGCGAGCTGCTCCATGCTTGCCTCGGTGCCGAAGAAGCGGAAGCGCGACTCCCGTATGTGCGAGGGGTAGCCGACCCGGCGGAACTCGTTCGTGCGGAACGAGCCGCCGCCCGCCACCTCGAACAGGGCGGTGGCGTTGGAGACGTCGTTGCCGAACTGGCTGACGTCCTTGTCGAAGACGCCGTCGCCCCGGTCGTCGACGACACCGATCGCCGACACGCTCACCGCGTGCGTCTTCCAGGCGCCCAGCACCCCGCCGACCGCATGCGTCGGGTACAGCAGCGGGGGATAGCTGGCGGTCGCCTTCCAGTTCTCGCCGCCGCTGTACTGGTAGGCCTCGTAGAACCCCAGGTCCATGTCGTGGACGTAGTCGCCCTCGGCGTAGAAGAGCCGCCCGAAGGCGCCCTCGGCGATCTGGTTGCGGGCGTGGACCGTGGCCGGGTTGTACTCGCTGGTCTCGCCCATCATGTAGGTCAGCCCGGTGGCCTTGACCGCGTCGATGATCGCCGCGATCTCCTCCGTGCTGATCGCCATGGGGACGGCGGAGTACACGTGCTTGCCGGCGTTCAGGCCCTGGAGCACCAGCGGCCCGTGCGTCCAGCGCTGGGTGAAGATCGCGACGGCGTCGACGTCCTCCGACTCCAGCATGGCCTGGTAGGACGGGAAGGTGCCGGCCAGCCCCTGGGCGGAGGCGAGATGGGCGGCCCTCTCGGGCAGCAGGTCGGTGACGTAGACGTCGCCGACGCCGGGGTGGGCCTGGAACAGGGTGGCGAACTGGCCCGAGAACTGTCCGGCGCCGACGATGCCGATGGAGAACGTCATGGAGCGCGTGCCCTTCACTGGGAGAGGATGAGGTTGATCTGGTCGTTGGTCTGATCGAGGCTGCTCACGGGCTTGCCGTTGCCGTAGATGTCTTCCATCGCGGGCTGCATGAGCGCGGTCATGTCCGCCGAGTAGCTGGCGATCGGGTACGAGAAGGTCCGGGCATGCTTCTTGTCGGCCACGGGTTCGGTGAACGACGAGACGTCGATGCCCTTCTTCCGGTACGCGGCGACAGCGGCCTCGGTCCCGGCCGGCGTGGCGGGGAAGACGACGCCGTACCTGCCGACGACGCTCTGGCACTTGTCCGAGGCCAGATAGGCCACCCACTTCTTGGCGCCCGCCTTGTTCTTGGAGGCCTTCGTGACGGAGTCGGCGAGACCGTTCATCATGGTGGCGCGCTTGCCGGTCGGGCCGACCGGGGTCAGGGCGGTCCTGATGTCCTTGCCCTTGAAGCCCGCGTAGGTGGAGATCATCCAGGCCCCGTCGAACGCGGTGGCCGCCTTGCCCGCCGCCACCTGCGTGTTCGCCTGGTTGGACTGGACGTTGTAGTCGGACAGCGGTGGCATGTAGCCCTTCTTCGCCAGGCCGAAGTACCACCGGATGACCGACTGGAAGGTCTTGCTGTCGTACTGGTACTCGGTGCCCCAGCGCGGCTTGTCGAGGTAGCTCCAGCCGGCGGAGGCGGCGAAGTTGCTCCACTGGGTCTGGCCGTCGCCGAACCCGCCGCCGTTGCTGGCCATGCCGTAGACCTTGACGTTGTTCCGGTCGAAGCCCGGTTCGTCACCCCGCTTGCCGTTCCTGTCGACGGTGAGGTGGGCGATGGCCTTCTCGAAGGTGCCGCCGTCCTTCGGGTTCCAGGACAGGCTGTTGAGCTGTTCGGCGCCGAGTCCTGCCTCCTCGGTCATCTTCGAGTTGTAGAACAGCGCGACCGTGTCCCAGTCCTTCGGGGCGCCGTAGCGGTGGCCGTCCTTGCCGATCCAGTTGGCGGCGAGGCCCGGCTGGTAGTCCGAGTCCTTGATGCCGAGGTCGTCGAGCGGTTCGAGGACCTTCAGATCGGCGAACTGGCCGAAGTTCTGGATGTGGTCGGTGAACACGTCCGGCTGGGTGCCCGCGATGAACCCGGCGGTGAGCTTGGTCCAGTAGTCGCTCCAGCCCAACTGCGTGATCTTCACCTTCAGCCCGGGGTTCTCCTTCTCGAACCCCTTGGCGCAGGCCTGGTAGGCGGGCAGCTGGTTGGCGTCCCACAGCCAGTACGTGACGGTGTTCGCGGACGATCCGGCTGCGCCTTGCTGAGCGCATCCGCTCACCAGGGACAGCGCCAGCGCTCCGGTCACCGCGACGAGCGGACGAAGTCGAATTCGCATCACAGTCCCCTTACTTGATCCCGGTGAAGCCGATGGAGCTGACGATGCGGCGGGCGAAGCAGGCGAACAGCACCAGCATCGGCAGCGCGGCGATCAGCGTCGCGGCCATGAGCCCGGACCAGTCGACGCCGGTCGCCGGGGTCTGCGCCCGGAAGACCGCCAGCGCCACGGTCAGCACGCGCGAGCTGTCGCTGTAGGAGACCATCAGCGGCCAGAAGTAGTCGTTCCAGGAGGTGATGTACGTCAGCACGCCCAGCGTGATGATCGGCGTGGACGCCATCGGCAGGACCACCCGGAAGAAGACCCTGATCTTTCCGGCGCCGTCGAGCAGCGCGGCCTCCTCGACCTCCTTGGGGATGTTCATGAAGAACTGCCGCAGGAAGAACACCGCGAACGGCGTCATGAACATGGTGGGCAGCGCGATGCCGAGAAGCGTGTCGATCAGGTGCAGCTGCTTGATGAGCACGAAGTTCGGCAGCAGCGTGAAGATGGCCGGCACCATCATTCCGGCCAGGAACAGCCCGAACACCTTGTCCCGGCCCCGCCAGTGCAGCCGTGAGAAGGCGTACGCGGCCATCGCCGAGAAGAAGATCTGACAGCCGGTGATCAGCGTCGAGACCAGTACCGAGTTGAGCAGGTAGCGCCAGAAGTCCAGCCCGCCGCCCGCCCCGCCCTGCGCGATGGCCTCCTCGGACGACTGGAGCCCCAGGGCCCGTTCGAAGCCGCTGGTGGTGAGGTCCACCGGCAGGGGGTTGGTGGGGTCGGCGCTCAGGCCCGCGTTGGTGGAGAGCGCGGTGCGCAGGATCCAGTAGAACGGCAGCAGGGTGATGAGGACGATCAGTCCCATCACGGTCCAGGCGGCGGCCCGCCCGAAGGGGAACCTGCGCCGGACCGGCCGCAGGGTCGTCGGCGGTGTTGTCGTCACGGCAGCCATGGCGGTGTCTCCCTTCCGTCAGCCGAGGTCGGTCCGGCCGGCCCGGGTGAGCCGGTACTGGAGGATGGTGATCGCGCTCAGCACGACCAGCAGGGCGACGGACATGGCCGAGGCGTACCCGAACTGGAAGCGGCCGAAGGCCGAGCCGTAGATGTAGTACTGCAGCACGTTGGTGGCGTTGGCTGGACCGCCCGCGGTGGTCACGGCGACGGTGTCGAACACCTGGAACGACCCGATCACCGTCATGATCAGCACGACCGCGAGCACCGGACGCAGCAACGGCATGGTGATCCGCCAGAACATCCGCCACTCACTCGCGCCGTCCACCCGGGCCGCCTCGTACATGTCGTTCGGGATGGCCTGGAGGCCGGCGAACAGCAGCAGGGCGGTGTAGCCCACGTGCCGCCACACGTTGATGAGCGCGATCGTCGGGATCGCCCAGGTCTCGTCGGCGAGGAACGGGATGCGGTCCACCCCGAGGCCGCTGATGATCTCGTTGCCGATGCCGAGCTGGGTGTCGAGGATCCACAGCCAGACGAGGCCGGCGACGACGTTCGACATCAGATACGGCGTCAGCACGATCCCGCGCAGCATCGCCGACTGCGTCAGCCGCTGGAGCAGGACGGCCATGGCGAGTGCCGCGACCGTCTGCACGCCGATGTTGATGACGACGTACTCGACGGTGACCCACAGGGAGTCCCAGAAGATGGGGTCGTTGACCATGCGGACGTAGTTGTCCAGGCCCACCCACTCCGCCGGGGTCAGCAGGTTGAAACGGGTGAAGCTCAGGTAGATGCCCCGCAGGGTCGGCCAGAGCAGGAAGACCAGGAAGCCGAGCAGGGCCGGCGCGATGAAGAGCGCGGCCAGCCGGCCGTCCCCCCGGTCCTCGCCGGACACCCCCTGTCGCGTCCCGGTCCTGCTGCTGGCCTCCGCCGCGCCGCCCGTGGGCAGACGTGAAGGAGGACTGCTGGAGGCGATGGTCATCGGGAGACTCCCTCGCTGCGGCGGCTCGTCCTCTGGCGGGACTTACTTTTGGCGCGAAACAATTGCCGCGTCAAGGGCCCTGCAAACATCTTTTCGCAGGAACCGACATCGACGTAGAGTGGTCATGTTGGTTTCGGTGTGAAAAAAATGGGTGAGGGGAGTCGGACCTTCATGACCGACGGCACCGCCGGCTGGCTGCCGCTGAGCGCGGGGGAGCGCTCCGTGGCGATCGAAGTGCTCGTCCACGGCCCGCTCTCGCGCACGGAACTCGCCCGTAGGCTCGGCCTGTCGGCCGGCAGTCTCACCCGGCTGACCAAGCCGCTGATCGAGTCGGGCCTGCTCGTCGAGGTGCCCGAAGCCGACGCGCCCGCGGAGTCGCGCCAGGGCCGCCCCTCCCAGCCGCTGGACGTCGTCGCCGACTCGGGATTCTTCCTCGGCTTCAAGATCACCGAGGACATGGTCTACGGCGTCGTCACCACCCTGCGCAGCCACATCGTCGCCCGCCACGACCGCCCGCTCACCACCCACGACCCCGCCGAAGTGGCCGACGTGCTGGCCCGGATGACCGCCGAACTGGCCACGGGCCACCCCCGTCTCGCCGGGATCGGCATCGGGGTCGGCGGGTTCGTCCAGGACCGTGCCGTGGTCGGCGAATCCCCCTTCCTGCTGTGGCGGGACGTCCCCCTGGCCGACCTGGTCGAGCAGCGTACCGGACTGCCGGTGGTCGTCGAGAACGACGTCGCCGCCCTGGTCGAGGCCGAGACCTGGTTCGGCGCCGGACGCGGCCTGGAGCGCTTCGTCGTCCTCACCATCGGCGCCGGCCTCGGTTACGGGCTCGTACTGGGCGGCAGGCGGGTGCCCTTCGCGGAGGAGGACCGTGGCTTCGGCCGGCACTGGATCGTCGACTCCAACGGGCCGCTCACCCCGGACGGCAGGCGCGGCAGCGCCGTTTCGCTGCTGACCATCCCCAGCATCCGCTACCAGATCCGGGCCGCCACCGGCGGCGACCGCACCTACGACGAGATCCTCGCCCTGGCCGCCGCGGGGGACCCGATGCCCGTCCGGGTCGTCGACGAGGCCGCGCGCGCCCTGGGTACGCTGGTCGCGCAGATCTCCAACTTCGTGATGCCGCAGAAGATCCTGCTCGCGGGGGAGGGGGTCGGGCTGATGGACGTGGCCGGGAAGACGGTCGAGGAGACGATCCGTGAGCACCGTCACCCGCTGGCCGCCCCGGTCGGTCTGGAGACGAAGGTGTCCGACTTCCACGACTGGGCCCGAGGCGCGGCCGTGTTGGCCATCAAGGTGCTCGTGCTGGGATCGGCCGAAGCATGAACCACGGCGAACTTCCCGGTGCCGAAAGGTACTCACAGGCGGCTGATGTGAACAGCCTCACGTTTACCGGGAGATGGACGTGATCAGTAACACTGTCCGAAATGCCCGATTAGCTCGTGATTACTCACATCGCCTTCACGTCCGGCGACGTATGCTTCACAGCATGTCCACCACTGTTGAAACCTCATCCGAGCGATCGGCTGACGAGGTCAACGAGGAGATCCGTGCGCTGTGGCGCCGGTCGGGCGGGACACTGAGCGTCGAGCAGCGCGAGGAGTACCAGCGGCTCGTCCTGGAGTGGGCCGCCGCGGCCCCGCAGTAGCTGTCGCAGGCCCGAGCACCATCGCCCGCTGACGCATCGGACCCTCGTCGAAGGGCACCCCTGATCCAATGGGTGCCCTTCTCGCACTTTCCTCGGCCGTCGTCTACGGCATCGTCGACTTCGCCGGCGGTCTGCTCTCCCGGCGCGTGCATCACACCGCCGTCACCTTCCTCGGCCAGCTGGGCGGGCTGCTGCTCGCCTGCGCGGGCGCCCTCCTCCTGCCCGCCGACGCCGTCCACCCTGCCGACCTGCTCTGGGGAGCGCTGTCCGGCGTCGGGAGCGGCACGGCCATGTGGTTCCTCAACCGCGGGCTGAGCAGAGGGGACATGAGCGTCGTGGTGCCGGTGAGCGCCGTCACCGGTGTCGCGCTGTCGGTGCTGTGCGGGGTGCTCGTCCTCGGCGACCGTCCGGGTGCCGTCGCCTGGCTGGGCATCGCCGTCACGGTGCCCGCGCTGTGGTGCGTAGCCGGCGGCAGGGCCGGTGCCGGGAAGGGGACGGCGGACGGACTGGTCGCCAGCCTGGGCGTCGCCGTGCAGTACCTCGCCCTCGGCCAGGCCGGGCCCGGAAGCGGGCTGTGGCCCGTCGCCGCGGGCCGGGTCGCCGCGGTCCTCGTGCTCCTGCCGGACGCCGCCCGGCCCGCCCGCCGGCTGAAGCTGCCGCCGGTCCGCTGCGTTCAGGCCGTCCTCACCGGGGCCGGTGCGGCCCTCGGCCTCGTGCTGTATCTGCTCGCCGCCCAGCGGCAGTTGCTGGCCGTCGCCGTGGTGCTGGCCTCCCTGTACCCGGCCCTCCCCGTGGTGCTGGGCCTCGTCCTGCTGCACGAGCGGATCAGCCGCCGTCAGACGGTGGGGCTGCTGGGGGCGGGCCTCGCGACCGTGCTGCTCACCCTGGGCTGACGGGCCCGTCCCGCGACCGCCGGCCACCCGCGTCATCCCCAAGTGGCCGAGTAGTACTGCCGGTACGCCTTGCGGTCCTGCTCCGCGCGGATCCACCGGGTCGCCACCAGGGCCACGAGGCTGCCCGCTATGACGAGCATGCCGGGGCCCACATTGCGCGGGTCGGTGAGACGGCTCAGCACCGTCGACACGTCCGTGCCCGTGATCGGCGCCGACGAACCGGGCGAGGCCGCACCCGGCGAGGCCGACGGCGCGGGCGCGGCGCCCGTGCCACCGGACGACTTCGCCACGATCAGCTTGACGCCGAGCTCGGTCAGCGCCTTCGTCACCGGCTGGAAGAACGTCGTGCCGCCCGCCTTGCAGTCCCCACTGCCGCCCGAGGTCAGGCCGATCGCGACGCCGTCGGCGAACATCGGGCCTCCGCTGTCACCGGGTTCGGCGCACACGTTCGTCTCGATGAGACCGGTGACCGTGCCCTCGGGGTAGTTGACCGTCGCGTTGAGCGCCGTCACCTCTCCCTCGCGCAGTCCGCTGGTGCTGCCACTGCGGAAGATCTTCTGCCCGACCTCCGCATCGGCGACGCCCGTGATCCGCACGCCCTTGCCGTCACCGACCGCCACCACGTCCGCGCCCTTGCCCGCACGGCCGCCGTCGTACTTCACCAGGGAGTAGTCGTCGCCGGGGAAGCTCCCCCGGAGCGACGTACCGACCTGCTGCCGACCCTGGTCGTCGGCGAACCAGACCGAACCGTCGGGCCCGCAGTGCCCCGCCGTGAGGATGAAGTCGCTCTTGCCGTCGGTCACGTTGAACCCCGCCGAACAGCGCCCGGCGGTCGACAGGATGGGCTGCGCGCCGTTGAGCCGTGTCGTGAACCTGCCCTCGGTGCGCTCCATCCGCACGAACGAGCCGATGCCCTCGGCCACCTCGGTCATCCGGGACCAGTCGGCGGCGGAGACGGTGCTGTCACCGCGTACCAC
It encodes the following:
- a CDS encoding SDR family oxidoreductase is translated as MSAPLQDKVALVAGATRGAGRGIAAELGAAGATVYVTGRSTRARRSEYDRPETIEDTADLVTAAGGRGVAVPTDHLDPAQVRALVDRIADEQGRLDVLVNDIWGGEKLFEWDTPLWEHDLDNGLRLLRLAVETHAVTSHHALPLLLRNPGGLVVEVTDGTADYNAENYRVNFFYDLAKASVLRMAFALGHELGPRGATAVALTPGWLRSEIMLDGFEVSEENWREALERVPHFAISETPHYVGRAVAALAADADVARWNGQSLSSGGLAQVYGFTDLDGSRPDAWRYLVEVQDAGKPADTTGYR
- a CDS encoding Gfo/Idh/MocA family protein, which produces MTFSIGIVGAGQFSGQFATLFQAHPGVGDVYVTDLLPERAAHLASAQGLAGTFPSYQAMLESEDVDAVAIFTQRWTHGPLVLQGLNAGKHVYSAVPMAISTEEIAAIIDAVKATGLTYMMGETSEYNPATVHARNQIAEGAFGRLFYAEGDYVHDMDLGFYEAYQYSGGENWKATASYPPLLYPTHAVGGVLGAWKTHAVSVSAIGVVDDRGDGVFDKDVSQFGNDVSNATALFEVAGGGSFRTNEFRRVGYPSHIRESRFRFFGTEASMEQLATVALWQDKQGVKDISELLEPKPTMAPDDPSLQHIAPELRAAFTSGSAPVHDRARLPREFDSLHNGHEGSHHFLVDDFVTAVNDRTLPSVNAWVAARYTLPGIVAHESARQGGVRLEIPDFGDAPQ
- a CDS encoding carbohydrate ABC transporter permease yields the protein MAAVTTTPPTTLRPVRRRFPFGRAAAWTVMGLIVLITLLPFYWILRTALSTNAGLSADPTNPLPVDLTTSGFERALGLQSSEEAIAQGGAGGGLDFWRYLLNSVLVSTLITGCQIFFSAMAAYAFSRLHWRGRDKVFGLFLAGMMVPAIFTLLPNFVLIKQLHLIDTLLGIALPTMFMTPFAVFFLRQFFMNIPKEVEEAALLDGAGKIRVFFRVVLPMASTPIITLGVLTYITSWNDYFWPLMVSYSDSSRVLTVALAVFRAQTPATGVDWSGLMAATLIAALPMLVLFACFARRIVSSIGFTGIK
- a CDS encoding carbohydrate ABC transporter permease produces the protein MTIASSSPPSRLPTGGAAEASSRTGTRQGVSGEDRGDGRLAALFIAPALLGFLVFLLWPTLRGIYLSFTRFNLLTPAEWVGLDNYVRMVNDPIFWDSLWVTVEYVVINIGVQTVAALAMAVLLQRLTQSAMLRGIVLTPYLMSNVVAGLVWLWILDTQLGIGNEIISGLGVDRIPFLADETWAIPTIALINVWRHVGYTALLLFAGLQAIPNDMYEAARVDGASEWRMFWRITMPLLRPVLAVVLIMTVIGSFQVFDTVAVTTAGGPANATNVLQYYIYGSAFGRFQFGYASAMSVALLVVLSAITILQYRLTRAGRTDLG
- a CDS encoding S1 family peptidase produces the protein MRHARRRVVRRVTRLAAVGGLLLGGAMVTNAVASEPSAPVIGVPFTAPPATGEGTDLVSRLGNARTAGSWIDSAGRPVVAVTDEKAAAEVQRAGAQAKMVRHSMSDLKSAATALRSAPRVAGTSWALDYKSNQVVVRGDSTVSAADWSRMTEVAEGIGSFVRMERTEGRFTTRLNGAQPILSTAGRCSAGFNVTDGKSDFILTAGHCGPDGSVWFADDQGRQQVGTSLRGSFPGDDYSLVKYDGGRAGKGADVVAVGDGKGVRITGVADAEVGQKIFRSGSTSGLREGEVTALNATVNYPEGTVTGLIETNVCAEPGDSGGPMFADGVAIGLTSGGSGDCKAGGTTFFQPVTKALTELGVKLIVAKSSGGTGAAPAPSASPGAASPGSSAPITGTDVSTVLSRLTDPRNVGPGMLVIAGSLVALVATRWIRAEQDRKAYRQYYSATWG
- a CDS encoding EamA family transporter, producing MGALLALSSAVVYGIVDFAGGLLSRRVHHTAVTFLGQLGGLLLACAGALLLPADAVHPADLLWGALSGVGSGTAMWFLNRGLSRGDMSVVVPVSAVTGVALSVLCGVLVLGDRPGAVAWLGIAVTVPALWCVAGGRAGAGKGTADGLVASLGVAVQYLALGQAGPGSGLWPVAAGRVAAVLVLLPDAARPARRLKLPPVRCVQAVLTGAGAALGLVLYLLAAQRQLLAVAVVLASLYPALPVVLGLVLLHERISRRQTVGLLGAGLATVLLTLG
- a CDS encoding ROK family transcriptional regulator, whose protein sequence is MTDGTAGWLPLSAGERSVAIEVLVHGPLSRTELARRLGLSAGSLTRLTKPLIESGLLVEVPEADAPAESRQGRPSQPLDVVADSGFFLGFKITEDMVYGVVTTLRSHIVARHDRPLTTHDPAEVADVLARMTAELATGHPRLAGIGIGVGGFVQDRAVVGESPFLLWRDVPLADLVEQRTGLPVVVENDVAALVEAETWFGAGRGLERFVVLTIGAGLGYGLVLGGRRVPFAEEDRGFGRHWIVDSNGPLTPDGRRGSAVSLLTIPSIRYQIRAATGGDRTYDEILALAAAGDPMPVRVVDEAARALGTLVAQISNFVMPQKILLAGEGVGLMDVAGKTVEETIREHRHPLAAPVGLETKVSDFHDWARGAAVLAIKVLVLGSAEA
- a CDS encoding ABC transporter substrate-binding protein, giving the protein MRIRLRPLVAVTGALALSLVSGCAQQGAAGSSANTVTYWLWDANQLPAYQACAKGFEKENPGLKVKITQLGWSDYWTKLTAGFIAGTQPDVFTDHIQNFGQFADLKVLEPLDDLGIKDSDYQPGLAANWIGKDGHRYGAPKDWDTVALFYNSKMTEEAGLGAEQLNSLSWNPKDGGTFEKAIAHLTVDRNGKRGDEPGFDRNNVKVYGMASNGGGFGDGQTQWSNFAASAGWSYLDKPRWGTEYQYDSKTFQSVIRWYFGLAKKGYMPPLSDYNVQSNQANTQVAAGKAATAFDGAWMISTYAGFKGKDIRTALTPVGPTGKRATMMNGLADSVTKASKNKAGAKKWVAYLASDKCQSVVGRYGVVFPATPAGTEAAVAAYRKKGIDVSSFTEPVADKKHARTFSYPIASYSADMTALMQPAMEDIYGNGKPVSSLDQTNDQINLILSQ
- a CDS encoding L,D-transpeptidase family protein → MGDVRRRSAVALGITGLVVPLTLALGAAPAQAASCTTQAGPYQKKVEKFLGRPVDGKQSAADCKAIKAFQTKHGISPNIGYAGSVTWGVMDLMQKQKAVGSNPNKDGKCPVNKGRIACVNLTLQLSWIQDGKKLVYGPVPVRTGRDGDETRTGLKKIYWRNIDHVSSIYDVPMPYAQFFDGGQAFHQANVSMWNPPGSRGCVNMTKTDAKKYWSMLKKGDDVFVYGRKPGT